Within the Deltaproteobacteria bacterium genome, the region GCGAGTACGAGGCGGTCACGAACAGCGGCGAAAAGTATAAGTTTTGGATTCAGTTTGAGACGACCTATTGGCCGAAGGGCACGCTCGAGGGCGAGGGTTTACAGTCGAACGTTCTCGTGAGCTTCGAAAAAGCAGAACGTAACACGTCTTACTTCAGAGCGAAGATCGATGCGGTTTCGCCGACGCAGTTCACGGTAGCTCTCGACCGTCGAGAGATCGGTCAGTTTTTAAAATCACCTTCAGCGTCTTACGACAGCGTCGATTACGTTCCGGAGAAGCTGATGATCACGTCAGCAAACCCGCAGACGTGGGATCTCGGCCCGACTGCGACTGATTACACGTCATTCAAATTCAAAGGACGCGTCATGAAAATGCCCACTCAAAGCCTCGATCGATTTGTTGGCCTATGGAAAGGCAAAATCGGTGAAAACGATTTTCAACTTGAGCTCAAGTCGAACGGCCCATACTTGACCGGTATGTACCGCGTGGTGATGGCCTATCCATGTCGGTTTGATGAGATCAACGTTCGTCTCGCGGGTGAGAATCGTTTTTCGCTCATCGGCGGAAAGTCGCATGCAACCGAAAGCTATTCGGGATGCAATTGGCCTGCGATGCGCGGTCAGTTAATGACCGATGGAAAACTGCGAGTTCTGGATTACGGTCGCGACGAAGAAATGACGGAAGGCACGCTCACGCGTTAATCCCTATATGAAAATGACGCGCTCCCTACGACTCTTCGGAATCTCCTGCGTCGGGGCAGGCCTCGCGCTCTTTTTGCGCCACAAGCTTGGCGCGTTCTCAGAAATTCAGGCGGGGTTCGATGGCGATCTTTCTCCAGACGGTGCCTTCGCTTTCCTTCGATCGTTTCTGGGCGCATTCGCCGGCGCATGTTTGACTTGGCGACTTGAATCTTGGCACAAGCGAATGGCGCTAGGCGAAGCCGCGATTCTTTTGTGGTTCAGCGCATTTTGTCTGAGTTTTATGTTGTCGCGTTTCGGCGTGAACGGGATTCCGATCGTTAGTTTTTCGCTTTCGGTTCTTGCTGGCACGTTTGGTCTTTACGCAGCCCGGTCCGTTTTTCATGAAGATGATCGTGTACAGCTCGCAAGAGCTTTTCGTTCTTACGTGGCGCCAGAGCTGGTTGACGAACTCGAGAAGAACCCAGAAGCGCTGAAGCTCGTGAGTGAAAAAAAAGAATTGACGATATTTTTTTCTGACATTCAAAATTTCACAAATTTGTCCGAGAAACTTCCGCCCGAAGAACTCATGGCGACGCTGAATCGGTATTTTAGTGGCGTGACCGAAATCGTGTTTCGGCATGGGGGCACGCTCGATAAATTCATGGGCGACGGCGTCATGGCTTTTTGGAATGCACCGACGGATTCGTTCAATCACCAACGACTGGCGACAATGGCAGCGATGGATGTCGACAAGTTTTCACGCGAATTTTTCTCAAAGATTTGCGACCGAACCGGTCTAAAACTTTCGACACGCGTCGGTCTTAATACGGGGATTGTGCACGTCGGCAACTTTGGTTCATCTTCGCGATTTTCGTACACAGCCGTCGGCGATGAAGCGAATCTTGCAGCGCGGATCGAACCTTTGAATTCGCGTTATCAGACTTTGATTTTACTTTCTGAGTCGACGGCCACCCGGTGTGACGGCATTAAGTTGATTTTCGTTGATGAAGTCATCGTTAAAGGACGGTCGAAATCGGTGAAGCTGTTCACCCCAGTTGACGGCGAAGTCGGTCTTTTTACCGAGTACGGAACTGCGTACGCGCTCTATCGCGAGGGGCGATTCGAAGAGGCCGCGCAAGGTTTTGAGTTAGTCTCGAAATCTCACCCGACCTTCGGGCCGGCCTCGGAGCTTCTTAAGCGCTGCAAAGAACTAAAAAACGAGCCACCCCAGAATTGGGATGGCGTTTATCGACTCACGGAAAAGGGCTAATGCTCTTACGAACCGCCGTGTTTTTAACAGATTGATCGGGCGCGACTCTGATCTGGGCAGTTTCTCAAAATGTCGATCGTCCAATCGTGCGGATTCGTATTGTAGTGAATCGGTAATCTCTAGCGGCGCTAATGGTTGGTCCCGAATTGAGATCCGATCGTTTCAAAATGTAAAAAGTGTGAAAAAATGCGTTCAACTTGAAACAAAGCTGAAGATCTTAAATAGAACCTCGAAACTCTGCAGCGAAACCTTACTCGATCGGGCAGAGCTATGACTTCGATCGCAAACGGTCTAATGGTAGAATAGAAAAC harbors:
- a CDS encoding adenylate/guanylate cyclase domain-containing protein codes for the protein MKMTRSLRLFGISCVGAGLALFLRHKLGAFSEIQAGFDGDLSPDGAFAFLRSFLGAFAGACLTWRLESWHKRMALGEAAILLWFSAFCLSFMLSRFGVNGIPIVSFSLSVLAGTFGLYAARSVFHEDDRVQLARAFRSYVAPELVDELEKNPEALKLVSEKKELTIFFSDIQNFTNLSEKLPPEELMATLNRYFSGVTEIVFRHGGTLDKFMGDGVMAFWNAPTDSFNHQRLATMAAMDVDKFSREFFSKICDRTGLKLSTRVGLNTGIVHVGNFGSSSRFSYTAVGDEANLAARIEPLNSRYQTLILLSESTATRCDGIKLIFVDEVIVKGRSKSVKLFTPVDGEVGLFTEYGTAYALYREGRFEEAAQGFELVSKSHPTFGPASELLKRCKELKNEPPQNWDGVYRLTEKG